The genomic interval TTTAAACCATTGTGCCTGCGCTATGGAGCTGACCATGATTCTTCCTTCGTGAATGGAGATTGCTGAAATAAAGTTTTTAACTTCTTCTTTAGTAATAAAGCCGGCATAAAACAGATCTCTCAAAGCATAATCAATCCGGTCTGCACAAAGATTGGGCAGGGGTTGCTCCAGTATATTAAAGTTTTGAGCTGTCAAGTGTGAAAGTCTGTATCCGTGTTTGCTTAATATCTCCGGAATCTCAGAGTTATTCAAAATTCTCTGAAAGATTTCTTCGTGGTAATCTTCCCCGGCATGTTCAAATACATAGTCAATAACGTGAGAAAATGCGGTATGTGAAATATCATGAAGTAGCCCTGCTGCTTGTTCTGTTTCAGTTCCTCCGAGTAGTTTAATCAGTAACATAACTCCGATAGAGTGTTCATGCCTGGTCAAGGTTAGTTTTGGGTTAACCAAAAATATTCCACCGCCCTGGTGTATTCCTTTAAGCCTTTGGAAAGGCCTGGAATTAATTAATTCATGAATAAGGGGAGAAACGCTGAATTTGCCGTATAAATTGTCTGTTATTATATTCATTAAAATATCTGCTGTTATCTTCAAAATATCTGCTTGTAATTTACGTAAATGTGGGTATAGTCAATATATTTGAATAACCTAAACCCCCATAAAACTATGAGTAATCCGATTAATAACGCTATTGTAAATGAAACAGTGGCCCACAATGTTTATTTTGAAGGCAAAGTTCAAAGTCTTGGACTGGAAACTGAGAAAGGTAAAGCTACACTGGGAGTGATGAAGAAAGGAACTTATGTTTTTTCAACTTCTTCGCCAGAAAAGATGATCGTGATCTCAGGTAGTATGAAAGTGAAGTTAGCTGATGAATATCAGGTTTACAATGCGCAGGAGGAATTTGATGTTGTTGCGGGCTCTTCATTTGAGGTTAGCTGTGACCAGGATGTGGCTTATTTGTGTTATTACGGATAATCTTTAGTTGTAATAGCTAACGGCTATGTTTGCTTAGGATGAACAATGCATTAAGTTTTGCTTAACGTGTGAAAATTTAACTTAAATCACTGATCTTTAGTTTATCTATTCATTAATAAATAACCATTAAAAAAAGATCTATGAAAAACTTTAAAATTTTATTCGCACTGCTAACCTTTGGTTTGCTGTTTTCGTCTTTCACGAAAGACAGCAATTCTTCATTAGCTTTAGTAAACACGCTGCAAGCAACAACGGTTAGTATTGCAGGCCAAACGACTCAACAAGCAGCAGCCGCAGTTCCGCAAAAAGCTTATACGGTTGCTGATTATGTAGCTAAAAATGGAAAGGCACCTCAGGGATATGTTGGAGGAACAGTATTCCAGAACCGTGAAGGTTTATTGCCACAAGGGGTAGCTTACAAAGAGTATGATGTAAACCCAAAAGTGAGCGGACAGAACAGAGGAGCAGAGCGTATCGTTCTTGGTAACGATGGCAGCCGGTATTATACAGGAGATCACTATGCTTCATTTACCTCGTTTTAATAAGTGAAAACATAAACAAAAAAGCCTTTCAGAATTTAACTGAAAGGCTTTTTTGTTGGTTAACTCCTGAGCGTTTCTGTATGGATTTAGTGAACAAGAGCTTCTTCTCCGGCAATCACCTCGATCTGCTTATCTGTGTAGGTAAACCTTCCGGTATGTGCTATGAAAACATCTTTCTGTACGAGCAAATCTTTATTCGCTAACAGAGATTTCAAGCTTACACTACCAATCACATATTTAAAGTCATTTCTTGAAAACCGTTCTACAATGTTTTCAATCTTCAGCTTTTCAACGGTATATTCATGGGTATATCTCAGGTAAACTTCGATATTTACATTATCGGTATGAATCAGTCCATTTTGCTGATGAAACTTTTTGTACTCATATCTGTAGCCATATCTTAATGCTGCAATATCAGATAAAACTGCTGCACCTGTTGGATGTCCGCCAGCACCTTTTCCAAAAAAGAATTGCTTGTCTGCAAAAGCAGCTTGTACTGTAACTCCGTTGTATTCATTTTCTACGTTATATAAGAAATCATCAGATTTCACAAACTTAGGCAATACATAAGTTACGACTTGTTTGGTGCTGATTTTACGAGCGGTAGGTACGAGTTTAATTTTGTAATTCTTTTCTCTTGCGTACTGGATATCCTGCTCTGATAAATTCTGGATACCAACATTCAGAATTTTATCGGGATCAATAAATAAACCGTAAGCATGGGCAGTTGCAATAGCCAGTTTAAACTTCGGATCATAGCCGCCAACATCCATAATCGGATCAGTCTCTGCAAAACCAAGCTCCTGTGCTTGTTTCAAAGCGACATCATATGGCATGTTTTCGTTGAATATTTTAGATAAAATATAGTTCGATGAACCATTAAAAATCCCGCTTATTCCATGCAGTAATTCATTGTCATAATACTCTTCCAGGTTTCTGATGATTGGAATACTACCACATACTGCACCTTCATAAAGTAAAGAGGCACCATATTTAGCTTGTAATTCTACGAGTTCTGCTAAATGGTTGGCAATCATTTTTTTATTGGCAGAGACTACATGTTTTCCACTGGTCAGTGCTTTTTTTGCAATGGCAAACGCAGCGTCTGCATCATCTATTAGTTCTACAATCGTATTAATTTCCGGATTATTTAAAATCTCATCATGATCAGTAGTAAATAGTCCGGCATCCAGACTACGTTTCTTATCCGGATTTTTGATGGCTATTTTAATAATTTCCAAGTTTAAATCCTGGCCACGGATGATGTCATGGAGTCCCTGTCCGACAACTCCAAAACCGAATATTCCAATTTTAAGTCTCTTACTCATTTACGCTGTTTTATGCAGTTTAACAATTTTTTTATGGACACTTTCTTTGAGGAAATTGCCGATTATATTAGTTAGTATGTCTGTTTCAATTAAGAATCCATCATGGCCATAAGCCGAATTGATGCTGTGAAATTCTGCCGCCGGAATATGTTTGGCTAAATACTCCTGTTCTACTAAAGGAAAAAGGAAGTCATTTTCAATTCCGATCACCAGTGTGTTGGACTTGATAGCTTTTAAGGCATCAATAACGCTTTTCCTTCCTCTGCCTACATTGTGGCTATCCATCGCTTTACTTAGGTACCAATAGCTATATGCATTGTATCTTTTGCAAAGCTTTTCTCCCTGGTAATTCTGGTAAGAGGCAGCCCGGAAGCCGTCAGTTTTTTCATTGACACTTTCCAGTTGTGTTGCATTATAAGCTTCATAAGTCCGGTAAGAAAGCAGGGCGATACTTCTTGCTGCTTTTAAGCCTTTCATTCCGCCATCTGGTTGTTGTGCATAAAAACTACGGTCAGTACTGATGGCCAGACGCTGACTTTCATTGAAAGCTATGCCCCAGGGAGAATGATAAGCATTGGTGGCTACGAGAATCAGATTCTCTATTTTGCTGCTTTCCATGATTGCCCATTCACTGGCCTGCTGGCCACCTAAAGACCCGCCGATTAATACGCGGATCTTCTGAATTCCCAGGTGTCCGGCAAGCAGTTGATGCCCGTGTACCAGATCTCTGATGGTAAAATCAGGAAATGATAAGTAATAGGGGTTTCCCGTTACCGGGTTAATGCTTAATGGGTTTGTACTTCCATAATGTGAACCAATAACGGTTGCGCAAATGATAAAATGCTCTTCTGGATTAAATAGGTTATTCTCTCCAAAAAGCCCTTTCCACCAATCCAGAACATCTGCATTGGCGGTTAATGCGTGACATGCCCAGATCACATTGTCTTTGCTGGCATTTAGCTTTCCAAAAGTCTGATAGCTAATTTGTACCCCACGCAATTCTTTTCCGTTCTCCAGTTTAAATTGCTTTGGGTAAGTATATAGGTGTGTTGACGACATTTTATTCTATCTGTTTTAAACTTAAAGCGATTTTCCTGAAGACAACTTTTCAAATGCTTGTTCGAAATCTGCTTTGATATCATCAATATGTTCAATTCCGACAGATACTCTTAGCAATTGAGGTGTAATTCCTGCTGCTGCTTGTTCAGCGTCGCTTAATTGTTGATGTGTTGTTGCTGAAGGTTGTATAATCAGTGTTTTTGCATCACCTACGTTAGCGAGATGACTAACCAGTTGCAGTTCATTTACAAACTGTACGGCTTGTTCTTTACCGCCATGCAGTTCAAATGAAAGAACAGCACCAAATCCATTTTTCAGGTATTTCTTGGCATTTTGATGATAAGGGCTGCTCTCCAGTCCAGGATAAAACACTTTACTTACGGCTTCGTGGTTTTCCAGCCAGGTTGCCAGTGCCAATGCATTGTCAACATGTCTTTGAACGCGTAGTGATAAAGTTTCCAGTCCCTGGATTAAAAGAAATGAATTGAAAGGTGAAATTGCAGGGCCGAAATCTCTTAAGCCTTCTACTCTTGCACGGATAATAAACTGGATATTTCCAAAGTCACTTCCAATTCCAAATACGTCATTAAAGACCAGGCCATGGTAACCTTCAGAAGGGGAGGTGAACTGTTTGAATTTACCATTTCCCCAGTTATAGTTTCCACCATCTATAATAACACCGCCAATACTTGTTCCATGCCCGCCAATCCATTTGGTGGCAGATTGTACCACAATGTGAGCACCATGTTCAAGTGGTTTGAATAAATATCCAGCAGCACCAAATGTATTGTCTACAATTAAAGGCAGGTCATATTTTTGAGCAATCAGAGAAAGTTTTTCGAAATCAGGGATACTGAATGATGGATTGCCAATACTTTCCAGATAAATTGCTTTGGTGTTTTTATCGATTTTAGCTTCGAAATCTTGTGTGTCATCTGTTTCAGCAAATCTTACTTCTATACCCAAGCGTTTAAAAGCAACTTTAAATTGATTATAGCTGCCTCCATACAGGTGAGGAGAGGAAACAAAGTTATCACCGGCTTCCAGGATATTGTTTAAGGCAATAAACTGAGCTGCCTGTCCTGAGGCAACTGCAAGTCCCGCAACACCACCTTCAAGTGCAGCTACACGTTTTTCAAAAACGTCTGTAGTTGGGTTCATTAAGCGGGTATAAATATTACCGAATTCTTTTAATGCAAATAGATTTGCACCGTGTTCGGCACTTTTAAATCCATAGGAAGTAGTTTGATAAATAGGTACTGCTCTTGAACCTGTTGTTGGGTCAATTTCCTGACCTGCATGAAGTTGTAGTGTTTCGAATCTATAATTTGCTGACATGATTTCGCTGATTTAAAATGATAAAATGGATTTTTATAGCGTCATACGGTATTTGAGATGATTGCAAAATCCGTATATGGGATTGCATACCTCTGAAAAGAGGCCTTCCGGTTGAACTCATACTAATTTTACGTGGAAGATTGTTTTTAGCCGATGCAACAACACATACATGCAAGGGCTTGCAGATACTTGATCGTGTAAGAAACGGAGTCGCCTGATTGCGATGGTTGGTGGTTAGTTTTCATTTTGTCTTAATTTATCTTTCCAGAAAGCACTATGCAAACTGGTCAGGAATTGGCACCTTCTCCATTTGGGAGGGTTGCCAGTGGGTCACGGAGCCTGTCTCTCGCCACTTCTTTATAAATCAAACCCAGATTGCGGGTTGACTTGAATAGCTTTCGCTATATAATTACAAATGTAGCGTATTTGTGTAAACTTCCAAAATAATATTCTGAAAAATAATTAATATTCTGTTTTCTAGTTATTTAAATTGGGTATTTGAATCTGTTTAATGGCTTTATTTAAGCTAAAGCCTGCTCCAGATCGGCAATCAGGTCATTGATATGCTCAAGTCCAACTGATATCCGAATTAAATTCTGTGGTGTTTTGGTGTCAGGGCCTTCTACAGATGCTCTGTGTTCAATCAGGCTTTCTACGCCACCAAGACTTGTAGCCTGCGCAAATAGTTTCACTTTGTTCACTATTCTTTTTGCATTTGCAGCATCACCTTTAATTAATATAGATAACATGCCGCCAAAAGCACTCATTTGTTTTTTCGCGATCTCATGTTGAGGATGTGAAGGCAGCCCGGGATAATAGACGGTTTCAACTTTTGGATGTTCAGCAAGGTATTTTGCCAGTGCCATACCATTCTCTGCGTGTCCGCGCATTCTGTAAGGTAATGTTTTGATACTTCTTAGTAATAGAAAACAATCAAAGGGGGATGGCACTGCGCCTCCGATCTGCTGGATATTCCTGATTTTATCCCAAAATTCATTTTTAGTGGCCGTGATCAGAACACCGCCTAATACATCACTGTGACCTCCGATATACTTAGTAGAGGAGTGCATCACAATATCCGCGCCCAGTAGAATGGGGTTTTGAAAACATGGTGAGGCAAATGTACTGTCACAGGCAAGAATGAGCTGATGTTTTTTAGCGATGGCCGCAATAAGCTCCAGATCCGTAATTTTTAATAAGGGATTTGAAGGGGTTTCTATCCATATCATCACTGTATTGCTTTTAATATAATTCTCCAGCGTGGATGTGGTAGTCAGGTCAATAAAATCTATGGTCAGGATACCTTCAAAGATAGATTGTAATTGTTTTTTAAATCCCCAGTACATGTCGTCGGGGGCAATGATATGGCTGCCAGGAGGTAAGGCCTGAAAAAGGGTCATTCCAGCTGTATTTCCAGAAGAAAAAGCACATGCATCTGCACCTTTTTCCAGATCAGCCATTACTTTTTCCAGTGCAGAACGGTTGGGATTGCTGACACGGCTATACATATGTCCACCAGGATAGCCACCTTCTTCATCTCTGAAAAATGTGGTGGAAAGGCTAATAGGAGGGGTTACATCCCCTGTGATACTGCGAGTTAAATTTCCGGCGTGTATAGCAATGGTTTCAGTCTGCATAGAATTTAGGTTTTCGTTTTTTTTTGGCAGGATTTGTGTAAGCTGTTTTCGAAAATACAAGATATGAAAAGAATATTAGTTATAGCAGCCATTTTATGTAGTTCGTTAATGGTTTTACAGGGTTGTTCACCAAAAGGTGCAACTGCTGGTGCGAGTTTAAAAAGAGGAAATGTATCTGGAACCTGGGTACTGAATGATGTTACTTTTGATGGTGTACCTGCGATGAATGTAAAATCTCTTTTTAACGAAGCTTCCTATAAATGTTTTATTGGTAGTACTTGGAAATTAACAAACAGTGGAAACGGATCTTATTTACTTCCTGGAACTGCTGATTGCCCAACAAAAACGCAAACTATTTTCTGGTCAGTAAGTACCGCAGATCAAACTTTCCAGTTCAAGAAATTATATGAGGGTGACAAAGCTAAAAACGTAACTGAAGGCTATAGATTAATCCTTTCGGAGGCAACAGGTGATCGTCTGGTCTTAAAATCACCTGTAGATTACGGAAAAAATCCGGCTTATATTATCCTGAACTTTACCAAAGCGATGAAATAAATCTTCTATCAGACTTTAATACCTTTTTGAGCTGCCTTTTTTAAAAAAGAGGCAGCTTTTTTTATGCTGCTTCTTCTAGCTTTTACATAAGGCTGACAGCTTAAAAGTATGGTTACGCCTTGTTATGTCGATTTTATCTTACTTTTGACGTATAATTCAATCAAAGATGGATACGACTGCAAAGCTTACTTTTATATTGGACAATGCTGATTTATCTCAGGAACTGAGAGGGATAGCACTAAAAGTTCAGCAAAAAGAAAGGATAACTTTCGATGAAGGTGTTTATTTATATGAACATGCTGAACTAGGTTTTTTAGGTGTTTTAGCTAATTATATAAGGGAACAAAAGCATGGGGACAAGACTTACTTCAACCGGAATTTTCATATCGAACCTACTAATGTTTGTATCTATACCTGCAATTTTTGTTCT from Pedobacter sp. WC2423 carries:
- a CDS encoding HD domain-containing protein, which encodes MNIITDNLYGKFSVSPLIHELINSRPFQRLKGIHQGGGIFLVNPKLTLTRHEHSIGVMLLIKLLGGTETEQAAGLLHDISHTAFSHVIDYVFEHAGEDYHEEIFQRILNNSEIPEILSKHGYRLSHLTAQNFNILEQPLPNLCADRIDYALRDLFYAGFITKEEVKNFISAISIHEGRIMVSSIAQAQWFKSKFEILNKDYFAKKEHLYANEKLTEIIKHLLNENVITPTDFETDDAQLLKQIENTVAGKQRIEEIKKFKDFEAYTPGFSLKNRIVDPELYISGVYSRLSQV
- a CDS encoding pyrimidine/purine nucleoside phosphorylase, whose translation is MSNPINNAIVNETVAHNVYFEGKVQSLGLETEKGKATLGVMKKGTYVFSTSSPEKMIVISGSMKVKLADEYQVYNAQEEFDVVAGSSFEVSCDQDVAYLCYYG
- a CDS encoding ribonuclease domain-containing protein; translated protein: MKNFKILFALLTFGLLFSSFTKDSNSSLALVNTLQATTVSIAGQTTQQAAAAVPQKAYTVADYVAKNGKAPQGYVGGTVFQNREGLLPQGVAYKEYDVNPKVSGQNRGAERIVLGNDGSRYYTGDHYASFTSF
- a CDS encoding homoserine dehydrogenase is translated as MSKRLKIGIFGFGVVGQGLHDIIRGQDLNLEIIKIAIKNPDKKRSLDAGLFTTDHDEILNNPEINTIVELIDDADAAFAIAKKALTSGKHVVSANKKMIANHLAELVELQAKYGASLLYEGAVCGSIPIIRNLEEYYDNELLHGISGIFNGSSNYILSKIFNENMPYDVALKQAQELGFAETDPIMDVGGYDPKFKLAIATAHAYGLFIDPDKILNVGIQNLSEQDIQYAREKNYKIKLVPTARKISTKQVVTYVLPKFVKSDDFLYNVENEYNGVTVQAAFADKQFFFGKGAGGHPTGAAVLSDIAALRYGYRYEYKKFHQQNGLIHTDNVNIEVYLRYTHEYTVEKLKIENIVERFSRNDFKYVIGSVSLKSLLANKDLLVQKDVFIAHTGRFTYTDKQIEVIAGEEALVH
- the metX gene encoding homoserine O-acetyltransferase — its product is MSSTHLYTYPKQFKLENGKELRGVQISYQTFGKLNASKDNVIWACHALTANADVLDWWKGLFGENNLFNPEEHFIICATVIGSHYGSTNPLSINPVTGNPYYLSFPDFTIRDLVHGHQLLAGHLGIQKIRVLIGGSLGGQQASEWAIMESSKIENLILVATNAYHSPWGIAFNESQRLAISTDRSFYAQQPDGGMKGLKAARSIALLSYRTYEAYNATQLESVNEKTDGFRAASYQNYQGEKLCKRYNAYSYWYLSKAMDSHNVGRGRKSVIDALKAIKSNTLVIGIENDFLFPLVEQEYLAKHIPAAEFHSINSAYGHDGFLIETDILTNIIGNFLKESVHKKIVKLHKTA
- a CDS encoding O-acetylhomoserine aminocarboxypropyltransferase/cysteine synthase family protein, whose product is MSANYRFETLQLHAGQEIDPTTGSRAVPIYQTTSYGFKSAEHGANLFALKEFGNIYTRLMNPTTDVFEKRVAALEGGVAGLAVASGQAAQFIALNNILEAGDNFVSSPHLYGGSYNQFKVAFKRLGIEVRFAETDDTQDFEAKIDKNTKAIYLESIGNPSFSIPDFEKLSLIAQKYDLPLIVDNTFGAAGYLFKPLEHGAHIVVQSATKWIGGHGTSIGGVIIDGGNYNWGNGKFKQFTSPSEGYHGLVFNDVFGIGSDFGNIQFIIRARVEGLRDFGPAISPFNSFLLIQGLETLSLRVQRHVDNALALATWLENHEAVSKVFYPGLESSPYHQNAKKYLKNGFGAVLSFELHGGKEQAVQFVNELQLVSHLANVGDAKTLIIQPSATTHQQLSDAEQAAAGITPQLLRVSVGIEHIDDIKADFEQAFEKLSSGKSL
- a CDS encoding PLP-dependent aspartate aminotransferase family protein, whose protein sequence is MQTETIAIHAGNLTRSITGDVTPPISLSTTFFRDEEGGYPGGHMYSRVSNPNRSALEKVMADLEKGADACAFSSGNTAGMTLFQALPPGSHIIAPDDMYWGFKKQLQSIFEGILTIDFIDLTTTSTLENYIKSNTVMIWIETPSNPLLKITDLELIAAIAKKHQLILACDSTFASPCFQNPILLGADIVMHSSTKYIGGHSDVLGGVLITATKNEFWDKIRNIQQIGGAVPSPFDCFLLLRSIKTLPYRMRGHAENGMALAKYLAEHPKVETVYYPGLPSHPQHEIAKKQMSAFGGMLSILIKGDAANAKRIVNKVKLFAQATSLGGVESLIEHRASVEGPDTKTPQNLIRISVGLEHINDLIADLEQALA
- a CDS encoding lipocalin family protein, with the translated sequence MKRILVIAAILCSSLMVLQGCSPKGATAGASLKRGNVSGTWVLNDVTFDGVPAMNVKSLFNEASYKCFIGSTWKLTNSGNGSYLLPGTADCPTKTQTIFWSVSTADQTFQFKKLYEGDKAKNVTEGYRLILSEATGDRLVLKSPVDYGKNPAYIILNFTKAMK